One genomic window of Arcobacter lacus includes the following:
- a CDS encoding cation:proton antiporter translates to MEKIILIITVCMIIMASPIISKMIKTPVVVVEITLGLLCGYLGLIYDDETLKLVAKFGFVYLMFLAGLEINFKLVKIIKATLAVNVILYFILLYTISGLVCWLFDLGLTYFVALPIFSLGMIMMLIKEYGKEQPWLNLALSIGVVGEIISILALTLFSGWTEYGFTSSFFYSILTILSVIVGIVLLLRISYVIFWWFPEIKNFIIPENQNDKHDQDIRFSLSLLLIFVSIMLILKIDVVLGAFTTGIFFKMFFNQKYELLEKIESFGYGFFAPIFFIYTGSTVKLDMVTLDILHHSIFIICAIIVIRLISSYLVFYNYLKFKQTMLFALSDSMPLTFMVAIAMLSYNYGLISQAEYFSFIIASMADGLILMLLIRKLYKTFDMKATKI, encoded by the coding sequence ATGGAAAAAATTATTTTAATAATAACAGTATGTATGATAATTATGGCATCTCCAATTATCTCAAAAATGATAAAAACACCAGTTGTTGTTGTAGAGATAACTTTGGGATTACTTTGTGGATATTTAGGTTTAATTTATGATGATGAAACTCTAAAATTAGTTGCTAAATTTGGATTTGTATATTTGATGTTTCTAGCAGGACTTGAAATAAACTTTAAGCTTGTAAAAATCATAAAAGCAACTTTGGCTGTAAATGTAATACTTTATTTTATTTTATTATATACAATCTCTGGACTTGTTTGTTGGTTGTTTGATTTAGGACTTACGTATTTTGTAGCTCTTCCAATTTTCTCTTTGGGTATGATAATGATGCTGATAAAAGAGTATGGAAAAGAGCAACCTTGGCTAAATCTTGCCTTATCAATTGGGGTTGTTGGAGAAATCATTAGTATTTTAGCCTTAACTTTATTTAGTGGTTGGACAGAATATGGATTTACAAGTAGCTTCTTCTATTCGATTTTAACTATACTTTCTGTTATTGTTGGAATAGTACTTCTTCTTAGAATCTCATATGTTATTTTTTGGTGGTTTCCAGAAATAAAGAACTTTATTATTCCAGAAAATCAAAATGATAAGCATGACCAAGATATAAGATTTTCTTTGTCTTTACTTTTAATTTTTGTTTCAATTATGCTGATACTTAAAATAGATGTTGTTTTAGGAGCATTTACAACAGGAATTTTCTTTAAGATGTTTTTTAACCAAAAATATGAATTATTAGAAAAAATAGAATCTTTTGGTTATGGTTTTTTTGCACCAATATTCTTTATATATACAGGTTCAACTGTAAAATTAGATATGGTAACTCTAGATATTTTACATCATTCTATTTTTATAATATGTGCGATAATAGTGATTAGACTTATTAGTTCTTATTTAGTTTTTTATAATTATTTAAAATTTAAACAAACAATGCTTTTTGCACTCAGTGATTCTATGCCTTTAACTTTTATGGTTGCAATAGCAATGCTTTCATATAATTATGGACTTATTTCTCAAGCTGAATATTTTTCATTTATTATTGCTAGTATGGCTGATGGTCTTATTCTTATGCTTTTAATTAGAAAGTTATACAAAACTTTTGATATGAAAGCTACAAAAATATAA
- a CDS encoding ATP-dependent helicase: MPLSNLNQEQLQAATCHQGFNLIIASAGTGKTSTIVGRIAYLLNSGINPKEILLLTFTNKAAAEMINRVAKFFGKDIAKEIMAGTFHSVSYKLLKELNVNITLKQPNELKTLFKSIYEKRVFFDRSDEVAPYDGGYLYDMYSLYLNSNDGEDFASWIVSKNSSHEIYTLIYEDVVDEFNELKTKYGYVNFDDLLTTMLKILKEKDFDFKEILVDEYQDTNPLQGRLLDSFRPKSLFCVGDYDQSIYAFNGSDIGIISTFSTRYKDANVFTLRKNYRSTKPILDLATKVIEFNERVYEKKLEVVRKEDIYKPKLLAFNELFSQYEYISQLISKSQTPHSEIAIIYRNNSSADGIEANLREFGIAAKRKGGMSFFDSVEVKFILDILVMQVSHNDMMAFIHIVEHGKGIGKAIAKDIFDALIKLGDGDIIRGLFQPRIDISNPYETKVKNQQLGLFDDFIELGSISKFKDCNFEETFLSNPILKHPKLSVDGGKYLYDIYLLLKHLRRTKIPETLVASISSSMAYSKLKDFLATKRATQKDGTINDIQKTKALAKINRKAMLLKNLARNFNDLSKFINSMILGGSEMSEGEGVNLLSIHASKGLEFKEVYVIDLMDGRFPNRKLMSKGGSLEEERRLFYVAVTRAKDILYLSYAKYDKIKKMTFVASPFLKEAGMAINEEENS; this comes from the coding sequence ATGCCTTTATCAAATCTAAATCAAGAACAATTACAAGCAGCAACTTGCCATCAAGGATTTAACCTTATAATTGCAAGTGCAGGAACAGGAAAAACTTCAACAATTGTTGGAAGAATTGCTTATTTATTAAATAGTGGGATAAATCCAAAAGAGATTTTACTTTTAACTTTTACAAATAAAGCAGCAGCAGAAATGATAAATAGAGTTGCAAAATTTTTTGGAAAAGATATAGCAAAAGAGATTATGGCGGGAACTTTTCACTCTGTTTCATATAAACTTCTAAAAGAACTAAATGTAAATATTACTTTAAAACAACCAAATGAACTAAAAACACTTTTCAAATCAATATATGAAAAAAGAGTTTTTTTTGATAGAAGTGATGAGGTAGCACCTTATGATGGTGGATATTTATATGATATGTACTCTTTATATTTAAATTCAAATGATGGAGAAGATTTTGCTTCTTGGATAGTATCAAAAAACTCTTCTCATGAAATATATACTTTGATTTATGAAGATGTTGTTGATGAATTTAACGAACTAAAAACAAAATATGGTTATGTAAACTTTGATGATTTACTCACAACTATGCTTAAAATTTTAAAAGAGAAAGATTTTGATTTTAAAGAGATACTTGTTGATGAATACCAAGATACAAATCCTCTTCAAGGAAGACTTCTTGATTCTTTTAGACCAAAATCACTTTTTTGTGTTGGAGATTATGACCAAAGTATTTATGCTTTTAATGGTTCTGATATAGGAATAATCTCTACATTCTCAACAAGATACAAAGATGCAAATGTTTTTACTTTAAGAAAAAACTATCGTTCAACAAAACCTATTTTGGATTTAGCAACAAAAGTTATAGAGTTTAATGAAAGAGTTTATGAAAAAAAACTCGAAGTTGTAAGAAAAGAAGATATTTATAAACCAAAACTTTTGGCTTTTAATGAACTTTTTTCACAATATGAATATATTTCGCAACTTATTTCAAAAAGTCAAACACCTCATAGTGAAATAGCAATAATATATAGAAATAACTCAAGTGCAGATGGAATAGAAGCAAATTTAAGAGAATTTGGAATTGCAGCTAAAAGAAAAGGTGGAATGAGCTTTTTTGACTCAGTTGAAGTAAAATTTATACTTGATATCTTAGTGATGCAAGTATCTCACAATGATATGATGGCATTTATTCATATAGTTGAACATGGAAAAGGAATAGGAAAAGCTATCGCAAAAGATATTTTTGATGCTTTAATTAAACTTGGTGATGGAGATATTATAAGAGGATTATTTCAACCTAGAATTGATATCTCAAATCCTTATGAAACAAAAGTAAAAAATCAACAATTAGGACTTTTTGATGATTTTATAGAGTTAGGTTCAATTTCAAAATTTAAAGATTGTAACTTTGAAGAGACATTTTTAAGTAATCCTATATTAAAACATCCAAAGTTAAGTGTTGATGGTGGAAAATATCTTTATGATATTTATTTACTTTTAAAACATTTAAGAAGAACAAAAATTCCTGAAACATTAGTTGCAAGTATATCTTCTTCGATGGCTTATTCAAAACTAAAAGATTTTTTAGCAACAAAAAGAGCAACACAAAAAGATGGAACAATAAACGATATTCAAAAAACAAAAGCATTAGCAAAAATAAATAGAAAAGCGATGCTTTTAAAAAATCTAGCAAGAAATTTTAATGATTTATCGAAGTTTATAAACTCTATGATTTTAGGTGGAAGCGAAATGAGTGAAGGTGAGGGTGTAAATCTACTTTCTATTCACGCAAGTAAAGGTTTAGAGTTTAAAGAAGTTTATGTAATAGATTTAATGGATGGAAGATTTCCAAATAGAAAACTTATGAGTAAAGGTGGAAGTTTAGAAGAAGAACGAAGACTTTTTTATGTTGCAGTGACGCGTGCGAAAGATATTTTGTATTTATCTTATGCAAAATATGACAAAATAAAAAAGATGACATTTGTAGCAAGTCCCTTTTTAAAAGAAGCAGGAATGGCTATAAATGAAGAAGAAAATTCTTAA
- a CDS encoding NnrS family protein — MLSWYKKFTSQPHQPFFVNGVLFFALFMMLFILIYSSILDIQAPLLVYHAYSLVFVVFIQFFLGFLFVVFPKFLMQSEIASKDYMRLFYIYFISSLGIFLSLIFYSKITIVFQVLLLIAQILSFNLLYNIHKKSVIKVKEDTKWVLIAFFVGLISHFVFLVSNLDFINSYFFSKLSINSGFYLFLFMIIFTIAQRMIPFFTTAKAPNYVINKSPKIVQTIFLLLVLKVFLLSFENAKLNLIADIPLLYVITKELIRWKLPLFKVPSIVWVLYLGLYWIVVAFFISITESVFAFVAPNFYFEKAVIHTLALGYFVTLLLGFGTRVILGHSGKVIIANKFATFIFIVMQFVVLLRIFSSISINFDSDYIFFINLTATIFVLLLAVWSSKYITILLEKEKKWNTN, encoded by the coding sequence ATGCTTTCTTGGTACAAAAAATTTACCTCACAGCCACATCAGCCTTTTTTTGTAAATGGTGTTTTATTTTTTGCTCTTTTTATGATGTTATTTATTTTGATTTATTCAAGTATTTTAGATATTCAAGCGCCATTACTTGTATATCATGCTTATAGTTTGGTATTTGTTGTTTTTATTCAGTTTTTTTTAGGCTTTTTATTTGTTGTTTTCCCAAAATTTTTGATGCAAAGTGAAATTGCTTCAAAAGATTATATGCGACTATTTTATATATATTTTATTTCAAGTTTAGGAATATTTTTAAGTTTAATCTTTTATTCTAAAATCACTATTGTTTTTCAAGTTTTACTTTTAATTGCACAAATTCTTAGTTTTAATCTTCTTTATAATATTCATAAAAAAAGTGTTATTAAAGTAAAAGAAGATACAAAATGGGTTTTAATAGCTTTTTTTGTAGGACTTATTTCTCATTTTGTGTTTTTGGTTTCAAATTTAGATTTTATAAATTCATATTTTTTCTCAAAACTTTCGATTAATAGTGGATTTTATCTTTTTTTGTTTATGATTATTTTTACTATTGCTCAAAGAATGATTCCTTTTTTTACAACAGCAAAAGCTCCAAATTATGTGATAAATAAAAGCCCTAAAATAGTTCAAACAATCTTTTTATTATTAGTTTTAAAAGTTTTTTTATTGTCTTTTGAAAATGCAAAATTAAATCTTATTGCTGATATTCCACTTTTATATGTGATAACAAAAGAGTTGATAAGATGGAAATTACCATTATTTAAAGTTCCTTCTATTGTTTGGGTTTTATATCTTGGACTTTATTGGATAGTTGTTGCTTTTTTTATTTCTATAACAGAAAGTGTCTTTGCATTTGTTGCTCCAAATTTTTATTTTGAAAAAGCTGTTATTCATACTTTAGCTTTAGGGTATTTTGTAACATTGCTTCTTGGTTTTGGAACAAGAGTTATTTTAGGACATTCTGGAAAAGTAATTATCGCAAATAAATTTGCAACTTTTATATTTATTGTTATGCAATTTGTTGTACTACTTAGAATTTTTTCTTCTATTAGTATAAATTTTGATTCTGATTATATATTCTTTATAAATCTTACAGCTACAATCTTTGTCCTTCTTTTAGCTGTTTGGTCTAGCAAGTATATAACTATATTACTTGAAAAAGAAAAAAAGTGGAATACCAATTAA
- a CDS encoding arsenic resistance protein yields the protein MNLLKIKNLLENYQINIYFTTIAIAILITFCIPNTSYLETAINPALALMLFVTFLQVPISELTSAFKNIKFIFALLFSNFIIIPIIVFGLIQFLPDNPLLKLGVLFVLLTPCIDYVVTFSHLGKANAKLLLSSTPILLIVQMALLPIYLNIFLGEEASLLVEISPFIEAFIFLILIPFSLATIFQIWSKKSNFGEKIVDVFNILPVPSTALVLFIVILAVVPRLSLAINDILYVIPIYVVFAIIAPMIGISVGKLFKLKKEEKVSVAFSSSTRNSLVILPLALAVPNALPLLPAVIVTQTFVELIAEIIYIRIFTKLDKKGNFN from the coding sequence ATGAATTTATTAAAAATAAAAAATTTATTAGAAAATTATCAAATAAATATCTATTTTACAACTATTGCAATTGCAATATTGATTACTTTTTGTATTCCAAATACATCATATCTTGAAACAGCAATCAATCCAGCTTTAGCACTAATGCTATTTGTAACTTTTTTGCAAGTTCCTATATCAGAGCTAACTTCTGCCTTTAAAAATATTAAATTTATTTTTGCTTTGCTTTTTTCAAACTTTATTATTATTCCAATTATTGTTTTTGGTCTTATACAATTTTTACCAGATAATCCACTTTTAAAATTGGGAGTTTTGTTTGTTTTATTAACTCCTTGTATTGATTATGTTGTTACATTTTCACACCTAGGAAAAGCAAATGCAAAACTTCTTCTTAGTTCAACTCCCATTTTATTGATAGTTCAAATGGCATTATTACCAATTTATCTAAACATTTTTTTAGGAGAAGAAGCTTCTTTACTTGTAGAAATTTCACCATTTATTGAAGCATTTATTTTTTTGATTCTAATTCCATTTTCTCTTGCAACTATATTTCAAATTTGGTCTAAAAAAAGTAATTTTGGAGAAAAAATCGTAGATGTATTTAATATTTTACCAGTTCCATCAACTGCTTTAGTTCTATTTATTGTTATTTTAGCTGTTGTTCCACGATTAAGTTTAGCAATAAATGATATTTTGTATGTTATTCCTATTTATGTGGTATTTGCAATTATTGCTCCAATGATTGGGATAAGTGTAGGAAAACTATTCAAATTAAAAAAAGAGGAAAAAGTTTCAGTAGCTTTTAGTTCATCAACAAGAAACTCTTTAGTTATTTTACCTTTAGCATTAGCAGTACCAAATGCTTTGCCACTACTTCCAGCAGTTATTGTAACTCAAACATTTGTAGAATTAATAGCTGAAATAATTTATATTCGTATTTTTACAAAGTTAGATAAAAAAGGCAATTTCAACTAA
- a CDS encoding tetratricopeptide repeat protein — protein sequence MFKNLFKMMLLLSLGFLTLNASVVNDGFEELEKGNVLEAANIFQNSCNEGASSGCYNLGLMYYKGDKIAKNYPKAVQLFSKACDLGHTNACYNLAYMYENAQEVKDSFKAVELYEKLCNQGISAACYNLGTMYETGDGVERHTFKAVEFLTKACDLNHAKACYNLAVKYQNEDGVEKAPLKAANLYIKACDLGNASACYNLGIMYSDGKFFAKNSANAKEYFRRACDMNFDEACKAHNNLNK from the coding sequence ATGTTCAAAAATTTATTTAAAATGATGCTTTTATTGAGTTTAGGGTTTTTAACGTTAAATGCTTCAGTTGTAAATGATGGATTTGAAGAGTTAGAAAAAGGAAATGTTTTAGAAGCTGCAAATATTTTTCAAAACAGTTGTAATGAAGGTGCAAGTTCTGGTTGTTATAATCTAGGACTTATGTATTACAAAGGTGATAAAATTGCGAAAAATTATCCAAAAGCAGTACAACTTTTTTCAAAAGCTTGTGATTTAGGACATACAAATGCTTGTTACAATTTGGCTTATATGTATGAAAATGCACAAGAAGTAAAAGACTCTTTTAAAGCTGTTGAACTATATGAAAAACTTTGTAATCAAGGAATTAGTGCAGCTTGTTATAATCTTGGAACTATGTATGAAACTGGTGATGGAGTTGAAAGGCATACTTTTAAAGCAGTTGAATTTTTAACAAAAGCTTGTGATTTAAATCATGCAAAAGCTTGTTATAACTTAGCTGTAAAATACCAAAATGAAGATGGAGTTGAAAAAGCACCTTTAAAAGCTGCAAACTTATATATAAAAGCTTGTGATTTAGGAAATGCATCAGCTTGTTATAATCTTGGAATTATGTATAGTGATGGTAAGTTCTTTGCAAAAAATAGTGCAAATGCAAAAGAGTATTTTAGAAGAGCTTGCGATATGAATTTTGATGAAGCTTGTAAAGCTCACAATAATCTCAATAAATAA
- the prx-suh gene encoding thiol peroxidase Prx-SUH, with the protein MATVKFKGELEVTLNGTELNVGDIAPVVTVVGQDLSDITIGGQNGKAQVIVVVPSLDTGVCATETRRFNSEAAKIENAEVIVVSMDLPFAMKRFCTTEGIENLKVGSDFRAKAFAKSYGVLQANGPLSGLTARAIFIINASGKIVYKQIVPEITAEPDYDAVLEAAKGATSTSCCGSCH; encoded by the coding sequence ATGGCAACAGTAAAATTTAAAGGTGAACTTGAAGTAACTTTAAATGGTACAGAATTAAATGTTGGTGATATTGCTCCAGTTGTTACAGTTGTAGGACAAGATTTAAGTGATATTACTATTGGTGGACAAAATGGAAAAGCTCAAGTTATTGTAGTTGTTCCTTCTTTAGATACAGGTGTTTGTGCAACTGAAACTAGAAGATTTAATAGCGAAGCAGCAAAAATTGAAAATGCAGAAGTTATTGTAGTTTCTATGGATTTACCATTTGCTATGAAAAGATTCTGTACAACAGAAGGAATAGAAAACTTAAAAGTTGGATCAGATTTTAGAGCAAAAGCTTTTGCAAAATCTTATGGTGTTTTACAAGCAAATGGACCATTATCTGGACTTACAGCTCGAGCAATATTTATCATAAATGCTTCAGGAAAAATTGTTTATAAACAAATAGTTCCAGAAATTACAGCTGAACCAGATTATGATGCAGTTTTAGAAGCTGCAAAAGGTGCTACATCAACTTCTTGTTGTGGAAGTTGTCACTAA
- a CDS encoding CvfB family protein — MNEKIEIGKINTLKVNRVSEPGIYLISGDETEVLLPNAYVEKSMLVDSLLDVFIYTDSEDRLVATTLKPYLYLHEFAFLKVVDTAKFGAFVDIGLPKDILVPKNRQKSSFNVGSYKVLQLQLDEKTNRLIASEKYDLLKKIRNLEKNDEVEIILYSKTPLGYKVIVNNRYEGMIFHSEVFENLKIGDKKRAYVKNVREDNKLDISLQKIGQKIVDDKVFEVLENNGGELNFTYKSEAEDIKEVFGISKKSFKASLTKLLSENKIILEENCIRIK; from the coding sequence ATGAATGAAAAAATAGAAATAGGAAAAATAAATACTTTAAAAGTAAATAGAGTAAGTGAACCAGGAATTTATTTGATAAGTGGCGATGAAACAGAAGTTTTATTGCCAAATGCTTATGTTGAAAAATCAATGTTAGTTGATAGTTTGTTAGATGTGTTTATTTATACAGATAGTGAAGATAGACTTGTAGCAACTACTCTTAAACCATATTTATATCTACATGAATTTGCTTTTTTAAAAGTTGTAGATACTGCAAAATTTGGGGCATTTGTTGATATTGGTTTACCAAAAGATATTTTAGTTCCAAAAAATAGACAAAAAAGTAGTTTTAATGTTGGTTCATACAAAGTTTTACAATTACAATTAGATGAAAAAACAAATAGACTTATAGCTTCTGAAAAATATGATTTATTAAAAAAAATAAGAAACTTAGAAAAAAATGATGAAGTAGAAATAATCCTTTATTCTAAAACACCATTAGGTTATAAAGTAATTGTAAATAATCGTTATGAAGGTATGATTTTCCATAGTGAAGTTTTTGAAAATTTAAAAATTGGTGATAAAAAAAGAGCTTATGTAAAAAATGTGAGAGAAGACAATAAACTTGATATTTCTTTACAAAAAATAGGTCAAAAAATAGTAGATGATAAAGTTTTTGAAGTTTTAGAAAATAATGGTGGAGAACTGAATTTTACATATAAAAGTGAAGCAGAAGATATAAAAGAAGTTTTTGGAATAAGTAAAAAATCTTTTAAAGCATCTTTAACAAAACTTTTAAGTGAAAATAAAATAATTTTAGAAGAAAATTGCATAAGGATAAAATAA
- a CDS encoding metal ABC transporter permease, with translation MFEVLQYDFIQNALISGILISIAAGIIGSLVVVNKVTFLTGGIAHSSYGGIGLAIYLGIPVLLGATIFAVITAILIAFITLKNRTRIDAIIGMMWASGMAIGIIFVDLTPGYNVDLMSYLFGSIIAVSHQDIIYMTLLDIFIIAIVVFFYKQILAVSYDSEFASLRGINVEFFYTLILILSALCVVAAIKAVGLILVIALLTIPTYLAETFASRLSNMMIISAILATIFTIIGLIVSYLYDISSGASIIMVAVVILGVVKLLKLKK, from the coding sequence ATGTTTGAAGTTTTACAATATGATTTTATTCAAAATGCTTTGATTTCAGGAATTTTAATCTCTATTGCAGCTGGAATTATAGGTTCACTTGTAGTTGTAAATAAAGTTACATTTCTAACAGGTGGAATAGCTCATAGTTCTTATGGTGGAATTGGACTTGCTATTTATTTAGGAATTCCTGTACTTTTAGGAGCAACAATTTTTGCAGTGATTACAGCTATTTTAATCGCTTTTATAACTTTAAAAAATAGAACAAGAATTGATGCTATTATTGGTATGATGTGGGCAAGTGGTATGGCAATAGGAATTATTTTTGTGGATTTAACTCCTGGCTATAATGTAGATTTGATGAGTTATTTGTTTGGAAGTATTATTGCAGTTTCACATCAAGATATAATTTATATGACTCTTTTAGATATTTTTATAATTGCAATTGTTGTATTTTTTTATAAACAAATACTTGCAGTTTCATATGATAGTGAATTTGCAAGTCTTAGAGGAATAAATGTAGAGTTTTTTTATACTTTAATTTTGATTTTATCAGCACTTTGTGTTGTTGCTGCAATTAAAGCAGTTGGACTTATACTTGTTATTGCACTTCTTACAATTCCTACTTATTTAGCAGAAACTTTTGCAAGTAGACTTTCAAATATGATGATAATTAGCGCTATTTTAGCTACAATATTCACTATTATTGGACTTATTGTTTCATACCTTTATGATATTAGTTCAGGTGCAAGTATTATTATGGTGGCAGTTGTGATTTTAGGAGTTGTAAAACTTTTGAAATTAAAAAAATAA
- a CDS encoding metal ABC transporter ATP-binding protein produces MELINISNLSFKYQKTNVLENINLSIKSDDFLAIIGPNGGGKSTLLKLILGLLEPQSGTIIKNIKTSQMGYVPQNTNLNMDFPITALEIVLMGHITSKRKLFGYSKEDIACAKLSLEQVGMSAYANSKIGDLSGGQRQRVFIARALCSNPKILLLDEPTASIDVKGQQEIYDLLQGLNKQICVVVISHDISVLLNYAKKVAHINKNIVYHSLENVQKNLTTQNEHLCEVELLSALGKTQICCNHSH; encoded by the coding sequence GTGGAATTAATAAATATAAGCAATTTATCTTTTAAATATCAGAAAACAAATGTATTAGAAAATATAAATTTATCTATCAAAAGTGATGATTTTTTGGCTATTATTGGACCAAATGGTGGTGGAAAATCAACTCTTTTAAAACTCATTTTAGGTTTATTAGAACCTCAAAGTGGAACAATAATAAAAAATATTAAAACAAGCCAAATGGGATATGTTCCCCAAAATACAAACTTAAATATGGATTTTCCTATAACGGCACTTGAAATTGTTTTAATGGGACATATAACTTCAAAAAGAAAATTATTTGGATATTCAAAAGAGGATATAGCTTGTGCCAAATTATCTTTGGAACAAGTTGGAATGAGCGCATACGCAAACTCTAAAATTGGAGATTTAAGTGGGGGACAAAGGCAAAGAGTTTTTATAGCACGAGCACTTTGTTCAAATCCTAAAATTCTACTTTTAGATGAACCAACAGCAAGTATAGATGTAAAAGGACAACAAGAAATATATGATTTATTACAAGGGTTAAATAAACAAATATGTGTTGTTGTTATAAGCCATGATATTTCAGTTTTATTAAATTATGCAAAAAAAGTAGCACACATAAATAAAAATATAGTTTATCACTCTTTAGAAAATGTACAAAAAAATTTAACAACACAAAATGAACACTTATGCGAAGTTGAACTTCTTTCAGCTTTAGGTAAAACTCAAATTTGTTGTAATCATAGTCATTAA
- a CDS encoding ElyC/SanA/YdcF family protein, with amino-acid sequence MFVLKKIISAFFLPIPIGLILLFLALFFLLKNSYEKAKIFLVLGFLWFALLSNQTISNMIISPLENAYPALKETPKDIKYILVLGNGHKTNDNFPITSELNTTAINRLIEGIRHYKNLENSKLIVSGYSFDDVNSHAQMQKKLAISLGVNEADIITLDTPKDTKEEAIEAKKIVGNQKLILVTTASHMKRAVMLFEKEDLNIIASPTNHKFFTSTYPTSYFNATNIKKVELAFHEYLGMIYSYAKGEI; translated from the coding sequence ATGTTTGTTTTAAAAAAAATTATTTCAGCCTTCTTTTTACCCATTCCAATAGGACTTATTCTACTTTTTTTAGCTTTGTTTTTTTTACTAAAAAACTCATATGAAAAAGCAAAAATATTTTTAGTTTTAGGATTTTTGTGGTTTGCCCTTTTATCAAATCAAACTATTTCAAATATGATTATATCTCCCCTTGAAAATGCTTATCCAGCATTAAAAGAGACACCAAAAGATATAAAATATATTTTAGTTTTAGGAAATGGACATAAAACAAATGATAATTTTCCTATAACTTCTGAATTAAATACAACAGCTATAAATAGACTTATTGAAGGTATAAGACACTATAAAAACTTAGAAAATTCAAAATTAATAGTTTCAGGTTATAGTTTTGATGATGTAAACTCTCATGCTCAAATGCAAAAAAAATTAGCAATAAGTTTAGGAGTAAATGAAGCAGATATTATTACTCTTGATACTCCAAAAGATACAAAAGAAGAAGCAATCGAAGCTAAAAAAATAGTAGGAAATCAAAAACTTATTCTTGTAACAACAGCAAGTCACATGAAAAGAGCCGTTATGTTGTTTGAAAAAGAAGACTTAAATATAATTGCTAGTCCTACAAATCATAAATTTTTTACAAGCACTTATCCAACTTCATATTTTAATGCAACAAATATCAAAAAAGTTGAGTTAGCATTCCACGAATATTTAGGAATGATTTATTCATATGCAAAAGGTGAAATTTAG